The DNA segment CGTCTTGTCCGTGCCGCCGTCACTGCAGGCAGCACCGCAAACGCGAACAACAGGATCACAACCGCATAACACGCGGCATGCTTCAGAAATTTTCCATTGAGAGGGACCCTCATACAACTCAATTGTAGCACAGTAATGCAACTGACATAAGATGTTATCACTTCTTGGCGCTTTTCACATAAGCGGGAGATTCTACTTTTTCCATTATATTGCGCGATTACAAAAATAGCGTTATATCTCTCAACAAAACACCCACCTACATATATAAACCCAATTTTGCCGCAGTTGGCCAGAATGGTTTTCAGCGATATGTGATTTTAGGATTTACAGATAAAAATCTTTATGTGTTAGAAAGTCTTTTTTTATGGGAATGCGACCTATGTGTTTGGTGAGCGCTGGGAAGAACTCTCTAAGAAGACAAAAGCCGAAATTTTAAATGAGGGATCTCATCAGGAAAGATTCATTCACCACAAAAGCTGGACGAACGATATAAAAAAACTCTTTCAGGTAAAAAAGAAAAACCACCGATTCACTCAGCGGTTTTTCTTCTCTGGATACGGCACTCAGCCGATATGACGTGGGTGGGACGGAGAATCTCGTTTAGTGACGGCTTTAGGGCTCCGATACTAAACTAGACTGCTGCGGGGCTAGGAGTCGAATTAGTTCGGTCGCCCTAGGATCCTACCCTCGAATCTATTGCAAAATCTTGGCTCGGGCCACATGCACCGCAGGAGGATTCGAAATAAGCTAAGTTATTTCATCAAGCAAATTGTAGCCGGGGATCTGATCATTTTTTCCTTTTACTGCCTAGAAATCATCGCGGTTAGCGCGTTCCGGGTTATTTCGCCGAAGTATCCGTAGGTCGGCTTTATGCCGTATTTTTCCTGAAGCATCTTTACTGCATCACGAGTAATGCGGCCAAAATATCCGGTAACAAGATCCACCGGATAGCCAACCTCGTTTATCAGAAGGGCCTGAAGATGTCTTACGTCGTCGCCGGTCGAACCGATAGTCAAATTCCGCGAAAAGGCCGCAAGGCCATTGGTCTTTGTATGAGATTGGGCGGTTGAAGAAGCGGTGACCGTAAACGACGGATTCGAATCACCCATGGAGAAGTTTCTGGTTCCGTTACTGTCATTTCCTTCCGCCCAAATATTCGCATAGTATGTCTTTGACGGGCTAAGAGTGGGTCCAAAATAAGGCGAACTAAGGGGAGGCCCATTATACGTATATGTTCCCTCTGCTGTTCCTGCCGCTATAGAAAAACCGCCATAACCCCAGATATAATTAGCACCATCATAGACTTGTAGATTAAAAAGTCCTCCCGGCCAGCTACTCGGAACAGTCCAACGGAATTGAGGTGTGAGTGAATCTTGGACGCCGCTCGGACTCAAAATAGTAGTTTTGCTGACAATATTCCTCGCTATAGAAGACGCCGGACCCTCAACTCCGGAATTATTTAGAGCTACCAGGTAAGCGTTATATTCACCGGCTGCATAGGAAGACGACTGTCCAGCCGGGCCATACATACCCCAATATCCCCCTCCGGAAGTTGTACAATTTCTCATCATCCACGTGCCGGAATATATATAACCGCTGCATGTAGAATTTATCGAGGCGGGACTGGTAAAGGTCGCAACAGCGGAAAAGGAAGATTCGCCCGGTTTTTTCAGATATAGCCGGAAAGCTTGGACATCAGAAACGTTTGCCGAGTACGAAAATCCTATTGCAAGCTGATAAGTGCCTACGGGGGGCTGACCATTAAATCCTTTGTACCAGCCGATAGTAACGCTGGTTGGCGCAATGACTGATGTTGGCGTAGGAATTGGTGTTGGCGTAGGAGTTGGGGTTGGGGTGGGAGTTGGTGTGGGA comes from the bacterium genome and includes:
- a CDS encoding peptidoglycan-binding domain-containing protein; protein product: SFSTITTDVTTVKPKPFPFYTSCYLQLGHVAAIFRNPDNSLYLRSFLFDLVNGDRTISPLATNNVALGDVPLWPAKSITVNSDIPAQIYIGYPEEGRSVGNSLYKTQHSLSNVVPLEYNTTVRLTDSAGNVHYSPVHRYALQSGCSQAVLNFSGGQFAWDGAVPTPTPTPTPTPTPTPIPTPTSVIAPTSVTIGWYKGFNGQPPVGTYQLAIGFSYSANVSDVQAFRLYLKKPGESSFSAVATFTSPASINSTCSGYIYSGTWMMRNCTTSGGGYWGMYGPAGQSSSYAAGEYNAYLVALNNSGVEGPASSIARNIVSKTTILSPSGVQDSLTPQFRWTVPSSWPGGLFNLQVYDGANYIWGYGGFSIAAGTAEGTYTYNGPPLSSPYFGPTLSPSKTYYANIWAEGNDSNGTRNFSMGDSNPSFTVTASSTAQSHTKTNGLAAFSRNLTIGSTGDDVRHLQALLINEVGYPVDLVTGYFGRITRDAVKMLQEKYGIKPTYGYFGEITRNALTAMISRQ